Proteins found in one Candidatus Binatia bacterium genomic segment:
- a CDS encoding phosphotransferase produces MRDGIVLTAGLLRESCRLAAERWWGRGNAPRAAAEVKPEWLTHALQADFPGVRVRGLDAIDQHAGTTDRARLRVTYDDAGTGVPPPPSVFVKAAPPDFKTRLFLNVMGIGSSEVRFYREIAPDLPIERPRVFHACITGPAQRFVLVLEDLAARGAHFADVTTHVSVERAQSVVRELARLHARFWNSPRLRGDLAWLRAPDRRPHAAAERCVCALAAAPALRRFTDVVPPELRAAGPRIMAARDRFEAVWARGPLTVVHGDAHIGNMYFLPETVGLLDWQVVQCCQGMRDVTYFLIGSVSSELRRAHQRDLIGDYLSTLRDHGVAAPDFDAAWMQYRLHAPWIWIASVVTAASATLQAESIARAALSRSSAALLELDSLGALEAGC; encoded by the coding sequence ATGCGCGACGGCATCGTTCTGACGGCCGGCTTACTCCGGGAGTCGTGCCGGTTGGCCGCGGAGCGGTGGTGGGGCAGGGGCAATGCTCCGCGCGCCGCGGCCGAGGTGAAACCGGAGTGGCTGACGCATGCCCTGCAAGCCGATTTTCCGGGAGTGCGCGTGCGCGGGCTCGATGCGATCGACCAGCACGCCGGCACCACCGACCGTGCGCGCCTGCGGGTGACCTATGACGATGCGGGCACGGGGGTTCCGCCACCGCCGTCGGTGTTCGTCAAAGCCGCCCCGCCGGATTTCAAGACCCGGCTGTTCCTCAACGTCATGGGCATCGGCTCGAGTGAGGTGCGTTTCTACCGGGAGATCGCCCCGGACCTTCCCATCGAGCGGCCGCGTGTGTTCCACGCCTGCATCACCGGGCCGGCACAGCGCTTCGTCCTCGTGCTCGAGGACTTGGCGGCGCGGGGGGCCCACTTCGCTGACGTCACGACCCACGTGAGCGTCGAGCGGGCGCAGTCCGTTGTCCGTGAGCTGGCTCGCCTGCACGCGCGCTTCTGGAACAGCCCGCGCTTGCGCGGCGACCTGGCGTGGCTGCGGGCGCCCGACCGCCGCCCACACGCGGCCGCGGAACGGTGCGTGTGTGCGTTGGCGGCGGCCCCTGCGCTGCGGCGGTTTACCGATGTGGTACCGCCCGAGCTACGTGCCGCGGGCCCACGGATCATGGCCGCGCGCGACCGGTTTGAAGCCGTGTGGGCGCGCGGCCCGCTCACGGTGGTTCACGGCGACGCCCACATCGGCAATATGTATTTCCTGCCCGAGACGGTTGGTCTGCTCGATTGGCAGGTGGTGCAATGCTGCCAGGGCATGCGCGACGTGACCTACTTCCTGATCGGCTCTGTTTCCAGCGAGCTGCGCCGCGCGCATCAGCGCGATTTGATCGGCGACTACCTCTCGACGCTTCGCGATCATGGGGTCGCGGCGCCGGATTTCGATGCAGCCTGGATGCAGTACCGCTTGCATGCGCCCTGGATCTGGATTGCCTCGGTGGTTACGGCCGCTTCGGCAACCCTGCAAGCGGAATCAATTGCTCGCGCCGCGCTCTCCCGCAGCAGTGCGGCCCTGCTGGAGTTGGATTCCCTCGGCGCCCTGGAAGCAGGTTGTTGA
- a CDS encoding NAD(P)/FAD-dependent oxidoreductase: MPDYDAIVVGAGHNGLTAGMMLAKAGLKVLIVERTGWVGGMAATKELFKGFKHNVGAWALLVLPDEMHDILDFDKHGVEIITPRTSYCVFGAPEDTPFVAYADPNEMIQHLMTDHGPDALQGLMGLFEYLQVFGNVMAAERAKVPDSIDTIIAAAPDARTREILITCFYGSAMDVIRKFLPDPNRHRCIGGSLAAMTIDGTHKGPYSPGTACSMAYHYTVSGGANLFKMPKGGIGTVSEAILKSFEEHGGTVQYRADVQRLLVEKGRVVGVQLRSGETISSKVVLSSADARSTFIKLVGEEQLPTEFVQAVKEIEYTNGYIQLHLTLKELPEFTGHLAFANENNIRWLTSYIPSPEHLSRCWEQYRRNQVPDDPVSYCYIPSVMDPSLAPSGYHTCTMFSHYFPAELAPAQHDEMKKVMADRVIGQIAKYAPNFRDAIMDQAILTHEYFGSKFAITAGDFSHGLIHAGQMWHRRPVVGWANYRTPIADLYMCGSACHPGPGITALPGYNSAREVLKTWQG; this comes from the coding sequence ATGCCTGATTATGATGCCATCGTTGTGGGAGCCGGACACAACGGCCTGACGGCAGGGATGATGCTGGCCAAGGCTGGGTTGAAGGTCCTCATTGTGGAACGGACCGGCTGGGTCGGCGGCATGGCGGCCACCAAGGAGCTGTTCAAGGGTTTCAAGCACAACGTCGGTGCCTGGGCCCTGCTGGTCTTGCCCGATGAGATGCACGACATCCTCGATTTCGACAAGCACGGGGTCGAGATCATCACCCCGCGGACCTCCTACTGCGTGTTCGGCGCGCCCGAGGATACGCCCTTCGTTGCCTACGCCGACCCGAACGAGATGATCCAACACCTCATGACCGATCACGGCCCGGACGCACTGCAAGGGCTCATGGGATTGTTCGAGTACTTGCAGGTGTTCGGCAACGTCATGGCCGCTGAGCGCGCCAAGGTGCCCGACTCCATCGACACCATCATTGCCGCAGCCCCCGACGCACGGACCCGCGAGATATTGATCACGTGCTTCTACGGCAGCGCCATGGACGTGATCCGCAAGTTCTTGCCCGACCCGAACCGGCACCGCTGCATCGGCGGCTCGCTTGCCGCCATGACCATCGACGGCACCCACAAGGGCCCGTACAGCCCGGGCACGGCCTGCTCCATGGCCTATCACTACACCGTGAGCGGCGGTGCCAACTTGTTCAAAATGCCCAAAGGAGGCATCGGCACCGTGTCGGAGGCGATCCTGAAATCGTTCGAAGAGCACGGTGGCACGGTGCAGTACCGGGCCGACGTGCAGCGGCTGCTGGTAGAGAAGGGCAGGGTGGTCGGCGTACAGCTGCGGAGCGGCGAAACCATTTCGTCGAAAGTCGTGCTCTCGAGCGCCGATGCCCGCTCCACGTTCATCAAGCTGGTCGGCGAGGAACAGCTGCCTACGGAGTTTGTGCAGGCGGTGAAAGAAATCGAGTACACCAACGGCTACATCCAGCTGCACCTGACGCTCAAGGAACTCCCGGAATTCACCGGGCATCTCGCTTTTGCCAACGAAAACAACATTCGCTGGCTCACCAGCTACATTCCGTCGCCCGAGCATCTGTCGCGCTGCTGGGAGCAGTACCGGCGCAACCAGGTGCCGGACGATCCCGTCAGCTACTGCTACATCCCGAGCGTGATGGATCCCAGCCTCGCACCGTCCGGTTACCACACGTGCACGATGTTCTCCCATTACTTCCCCGCCGAGCTGGCGCCGGCGCAGCACGATGAGATGAAGAAGGTGATGGCCGACCGGGTGATCGGGCAGATTGCCAAGTACGCGCCGAACTTCCGGGACGCCATCATGGATCAGGCCATCCTCACCCACGAATACTTCGGGTCGAAGTTCGCGATCACTGCCGGTGATTTCTCGCACGGGCTGATCCACGCCGGCCAGATGTGGCACCGGCGACCGGTTGTGGGATGGGCCAACTACCGTACCCCAATCGCCGACCTCTACATGTGTGGCTCCGCATGCCATCCGGGTCCCGGAATCACGGCCCTGCCCGGCTACAATAGTGCGCGGGAAGTGCTGAAGACGTGGCAAGGGTGA